A single window of Leptospiraceae bacterium DNA harbors:
- the secY gene encoding preprotein translocase subunit SecY, producing the protein MLSVITNIFKIPELRVKILFTIFMLLLFRMGTHVTIPGINSLVVSGISSDSTDGLLGMVDLFAGGALLKFSIFALGIMPYISSSIIMQLVMVLIPQLQKLQKDGEEGRKKINQYTKFGTIILCVVQSLAVIYMAKNWSTGTGVNPARYPGLINPYVQSFFVPLGILTITTGTILLMWMGEQITERGIGNGISLIIFAGIIGRMPEAFLQLFTTDKADPLPILILFIIFIFLIYFTIYLTQGTRKVPLQYGKQMVGRRMVQAKSQSIPFKVNGANVMPIIFASSLILFPQTIVQWLSSNSGQWAGWAVILDFFNPFSAIWYRSLFYYFCYTGLIIFFAYFYTAIQFNPQELAENLKKYGGFVPGIRPGSDTKNYIEKVLNRITLPGSIFLAMLALSPYIIIRFLDLGNNTGGGALVYTFGGTSLLIMVGVTLETLKQIEAQLLMRNYEGFMKKSKVKGR; encoded by the coding sequence ATGCTAAGTGTTATAACGAATATTTTTAAAATTCCTGAGTTAAGAGTGAAGATTCTTTTTACTATCTTCATGTTGCTTCTATTTCGCATGGGAACTCATGTTACTATTCCTGGAATTAATAGTTTAGTGGTTTCTGGAATCTCATCTGATTCTACAGACGGACTACTTGGAATGGTGGATTTATTTGCCGGCGGGGCATTGCTCAAATTTTCCATTTTTGCACTCGGGATTATGCCTTACATTTCATCGTCCATTATTATGCAACTAGTAATGGTATTGATTCCTCAACTTCAGAAGTTACAAAAAGATGGGGAAGAAGGTCGCAAGAAGATAAATCAATATACAAAGTTTGGAACGATCATTTTATGCGTAGTACAAAGTTTGGCAGTGATTTATATGGCAAAAAACTGGTCTACAGGAACTGGAGTAAATCCAGCCCGTTATCCAGGTTTGATTAATCCTTATGTGCAAAGCTTTTTTGTTCCTCTTGGAATTCTAACAATAACTACTGGTACTATTCTTTTAATGTGGATGGGTGAACAAATCACCGAAAGAGGAATTGGTAATGGAATTTCCCTTATCATTTTTGCGGGGATTATTGGACGTATGCCGGAAGCATTTTTGCAACTCTTTACAACTGATAAAGCTGACCCATTACCTATCCTTATTCTTTTTATCATTTTCATCTTCCTTATTTATTTTACCATCTATCTAACGCAAGGAACACGAAAAGTACCGCTCCAGTATGGAAAACAAATGGTTGGCAGAAGAATGGTACAGGCAAAGAGTCAGAGTATTCCATTCAAAGTGAATGGCGCAAATGTAATGCCAATTATCTTTGCATCTAGCTTAATATTGTTTCCACAAACGATTGTTCAGTGGTTATCTTCAAATAGTGGTCAATGGGCTGGTTGGGCAGTGATTTTGGACTTTTTTAATCCATTTTCTGCCATTTGGTATAGATCTTTGTTCTATTATTTTTGTTATACTGGTTTGATTATTTTCTTTGCTTACTTCTATACAGCAATTCAATTTAATCCGCAAGAATTAGCAGAAAATTTAAAGAAATACGGTGGATTTGTTCCTGGGATACGTCCCGGATCTGATACAAAAAATTACATCGAAAAAGTATTGAATCGAATTACACTTCCTGGGTCTATATTTCTCGCGATGTTGGCATTGTCGCCTTATATCATTATAAGATTTCTTGATTTGGGGAATAATACAGGTGGAGGGGCACTAGTTTATACATTTGGTGGAACTTCATTACTGATTATGGTTGGTGTTACGCTCGAGACTTTAAAACAAATCGAGGCACAGCTTCTTATGAGAAATTACGAAGGCTTTATGAAAAAATCCAAGGTTAAAGGTAGATAA
- the rpsK gene encoding 30S ribosomal protein S11 — protein sequence MEKETKESKDKKSNKEKKVKKVKKKEKKNVPRGKVYIQASFNNTIVTITDMAGNVLSWSSSGLMSFRGSKKSTPYAAQIAAGNAADKAIDAAGLKEVDVLVSGPGIGRESAIRSLASKGLAIKIIKDITPLPHNGCRPRKRRRV from the coding sequence ATGGAAAAAGAAACTAAAGAAAGTAAAGATAAGAAAAGCAATAAAGAGAAGAAAGTAAAAAAAGTAAAAAAGAAAGAAAAGAAAAACGTTCCTCGTGGAAAAGTTTATATTCAAGCTTCTTTCAATAACACGATTGTTACAATCACAGATATGGCGGGTAACGTATTATCTTGGTCATCTTCTGGACTCATGAGTTTTAGAGGATCTAAAAAATCTACTCCTTATGCTGCTCAAATTGCTGCTGGAAATGCTGCTGATAAAGCAATTGATGCAGCTGGACTTAAAGAAGTAGACGTATTGGTATCGGGACCTGGAATAGGAAGGGAATCTGCAATTCGTTCTCTTGCCTCTAAAGGACTCGCAATAAAAATCATTAAAGATATTACTCCTCTTCCGCATAACGGTTGTAGACCGCGCAAAAGAAGAAGAGTTTGA
- the rpsM gene encoding 30S ribosomal protein S13 — protein MARFAGIDIPKDKRIVVGLTYVYGIGQSSSKKILAKAKISEDIQVKDLNDDQENTIRRVIEEEGYLVEGDLRSDINLNIKRLMDIGCYRGLRHRKGLPVRGQRTKTNARTRKGGKKTVANKKKVTK, from the coding sequence ATGGCAAGATTTGCTGGGATTGATATTCCAAAAGATAAAAGAATTGTAGTTGGATTAACTTACGTTTACGGCATTGGTCAATCGTCTTCTAAAAAGATTTTAGCCAAAGCTAAAATTAGTGAAGATATCCAAGTAAAAGACCTAAACGATGATCAAGAGAACACAATTAGAAGAGTGATTGAAGAAGAAGGGTATCTTGTAGAAGGTGATCTTCGTTCCGACATCAATTTAAACATTAAACGTTTGATGGACATTGGTTGTTATCGTGGTCTTCGCCATAGAAAAGGACTTCCTGTTCGTGGGCAAAGAACTAAAACAAATGCAAGAACTCGTAAAGGTGGAAAGAAAACCGTTGCGAACAAGAAGAAAGTAACTAAATAA
- the rplO gene encoding 50S ribosomal protein L15, which produces MSNKSSNRIKPSTAFGAARKSKKVETNSSNLIPIPKGAKKERKRIGQGPGSGMGKTSTRGQKGQKARASSMRRGFEGGQMPLHRRMPKRGFTNIFHVEYQPVNLGDLSRYNLSGSVTPEILAEKGLIKDASKLIKVLGTGEIKSSVTITADACSKAALEKLQKQGGNFTVRVNAKPETVAK; this is translated from the coding sequence ATGTCTAATAAATCTAGTAATCGTATTAAACCTTCTACTGCTTTCGGAGCAGCTAGAAAATCTAAAAAAGTAGAAACTAATTCTTCTAATTTAATTCCAATTCCAAAGGGAGCTAAAAAAGAAAGAAAAAGAATTGGCCAAGGTCCTGGATCTGGAATGGGAAAAACTTCCACTCGTGGTCAAAAAGGACAGAAAGCTAGAGCATCTAGCATGAGAAGAGGATTTGAAGGTGGTCAAATGCCTTTACACAGACGTATGCCTAAAAGAGGTTTTACGAATATTTTCCATGTTGAGTATCAACCTGTTAACCTAGGAGATTTATCTCGATATAATTTATCTGGTTCAGTTACTCCTGAAATTTTAGCTGAAAAAGGACTTATTAAAGATGCATCTAAGTTAATCAAAGTATTAGGAACTGGAGAAATCAAATCTTCTGTAACTATTACAGCGGATGCCTGCTCTAAAGCTGCATTAGAAAAACTACAAAAGCAAGGTGGAAATTTTACTGTAAGAGTAAATGCTAAACCAGAGACAGTAGCGAAGTAA
- the infA gene encoding translation initiation factor IF-1, translating into MPKEEAITVDGTVMEPLPNAMFRVELENGHKILAHISGKMRMHYIRILPGDKVTVELSPYDLTKGRITYRKK; encoded by the coding sequence TTGCCAAAAGAAGAAGCAATAACAGTAGATGGAACGGTAATGGAACCACTTCCAAATGCCATGTTTAGAGTAGAACTCGAAAACGGGCATAAAATTTTAGCTCATATTTCAGGGAAAATGAGAATGCATTATATTAGAATTCTGCCAGGGGATAAAGTCACTGTTGAACTTTCACCTTATGACTTAACCAAGGGCAGAATAACATATCGTAAAAAGTAG
- a CDS encoding adenylate kinase codes for MKRLIFMGPPGAGKGTQAKIICNEYNIPQVSTGDILRDSIKNSTEAGLRAKKFMDAGDLVPDEVVIQIIKDRLKDPDCNHGFLLDGFPRTIEQAKALGILLNDLGLKLDAVVNLAVPDSELLVRLLERAKIEGRADDNEETIKNRLTNYNNKTFPLLDYYKNHNLLKEVNGLGKLEEITQMIKKELG; via the coding sequence ATGAAAAGATTAATATTTATGGGTCCACCGGGAGCTGGCAAAGGAACGCAAGCTAAGATCATTTGTAATGAATATAACATTCCACAAGTATCGACTGGTGATATTTTAAGAGACTCAATAAAGAATTCTACTGAAGCTGGTCTTAGAGCAAAAAAATTCATGGATGCTGGTGATTTAGTTCCAGACGAAGTGGTTATTCAAATTATTAAAGATAGATTAAAAGACCCCGATTGTAATCATGGTTTTTTATTGGATGGATTTCCGAGAACAATTGAGCAAGCTAAGGCACTAGGTATTCTATTGAATGACTTAGGTTTAAAATTAGATGCAGTTGTGAACTTAGCAGTTCCGGATTCCGAGTTATTAGTTCGTTTACTTGAGCGTGCCAAAATTGAAGGTCGCGCTGATGATAACGAAGAGACAATTAAAAATCGTTTAACGAATTACAATAATAAAACCTTTCCATTATTAGATTATTATAAAAATCATAATCTTCTAAAAGAAGTGAATGGATTAGGTAAGTTAGAAGAAATTACGCAAATGATAAAAAAGGAATTAGGTTAA
- the rpmJ gene encoding 50S ribosomal protein L36: MKVRTSVKKICEHCKIIRRKNIIRVICTNPKHKQRQR, translated from the coding sequence ATGAAAGTTAGAACATCAGTGAAAAAAATTTGTGAACATTGCAAGATTATCCGCAGAAAAAACATCATTCGCGTAATTTGCACGAACCCTAAACATAAACAGAGGCAGAGATAA